One genomic region from Streptomyces sp. NBC_00582 encodes:
- a CDS encoding glutamate ABC transporter substrate-binding protein — MRARRVRDGLKGWGGVGAMAAVCALALMCVLLLPLTTGARGDGSTGLGGPRIAEGTAAADSDCKDPEKQTLPPSGADGDTIAKIKARKGEKRKLIVGVDQNSYRWGYRDPNNKGAELEGFDIDLVHRIAQDILGDPNAVQFKAIPTNQRIPALQEHRVDMVVRTMTINCERIKQVAFSAPYFKTGQQVLAPRSSSIKGYDGTLAGKKICTASSSIANLRLTADKAAGRIPKSVNLETVVPNQLDCLVRLQLGEVDAVVTDGALAASQAAQDPTVELKGGPFTTEYYGVAMNSDADDLVRRVNQILVEYRANGWQTSYNTWLSATLGTDAGPSKPPAPVYLRKS; from the coding sequence ATGCGCGCACGACGTGTGCGGGACGGTCTGAAGGGCTGGGGCGGTGTGGGGGCGATGGCGGCCGTCTGCGCCCTCGCCCTGATGTGTGTGCTGCTGCTGCCGCTGACCACCGGCGCCCGGGGCGACGGCTCGACGGGCCTGGGCGGCCCCCGGATCGCCGAGGGGACCGCCGCGGCGGACTCCGACTGCAAGGACCCGGAGAAGCAGACCCTGCCGCCGTCCGGCGCGGACGGCGACACGATCGCCAAGATCAAGGCCCGCAAGGGCGAGAAGCGCAAACTGATCGTCGGCGTCGACCAGAACAGCTACCGCTGGGGCTACCGCGACCCGAACAACAAGGGCGCGGAGCTGGAGGGTTTCGACATCGACCTGGTGCACCGGATCGCGCAGGACATCCTGGGGGACCCGAACGCGGTCCAGTTCAAGGCCATCCCGACCAACCAGCGCATCCCCGCCCTCCAGGAGCACCGGGTCGACATGGTCGTGCGCACCATGACGATCAACTGCGAACGCATCAAGCAGGTCGCGTTCTCCGCGCCCTACTTCAAGACCGGCCAGCAGGTGCTCGCCCCCAGGTCCTCCTCGATCAAGGGGTACGACGGCACGCTGGCCGGCAAGAAGATCTGCACGGCGTCCAGTTCGATCGCCAACCTCCGGCTCACCGCCGACAAGGCGGCGGGCCGCATACCCAAGAGCGTCAACCTGGAGACGGTCGTCCCCAACCAGTTGGACTGCCTGGTGCGGCTCCAGCTCGGCGAGGTCGACGCGGTCGTCACCGACGGCGCGCTCGCGGCGAGCCAGGCCGCCCAGGATCCGACGGTGGAACTCAAGGGCGGGCCGTTCACGACCGAGTACTACGGCGTGGCGATGAACAGCGACGCGGACGACCTGGTCCGGCGCGTCAACCAGATCCTCGTCGAGTACCGCGCGAACGGCTGGCAGACGTCGTACAACACATGGCTGTCGGCGACACTGGGCACCGACGCGGGACCGTCGAAGCCGCCCGCTCCCGTGTACCTGCGCAAGAGCTGA